In one Mycobacteroides chelonae genomic region, the following are encoded:
- a CDS encoding FAD-dependent oxidoreductase, which translates to MPAAQAPSLRVLVVGAGVGGISIARGLLRDGHDVTVYEQRPDVHAGGGAVTIWSNGATVLRQLGVDMDRAGQQLSTVRVMTSTGRALATLDVASIADRLGEPIRMVPRHVLLDRLLKGFPAERIRCNARAVAVVGSRSGARVEFADGSTAEGDLVIGADGRHSLVRDAVGADQAEPTGWCSWQGLTTLPDGADERDAFVVIGERASLGLWPAGGTDVQWWFDLPWSSGFVRPERPIDMIRSTFAGWSGPVDRVLATLTDDDLAHSPYPHFRHPIPRPGHGVLTLLGDAAHTMPPTLAQGANQALLDTMVLCKAVSEFQRGTNTGLPDALRWYEKTRRRRAAAVSRVASLQVSHGEAVLRPAAMVSDRFMTWALATFLQSVSHRRIAADISRGSAADTACRP; encoded by the coding sequence ATGCCAGCAGCGCAGGCGCCGTCGTTGCGGGTCCTGGTCGTCGGCGCCGGTGTCGGCGGTATCTCCATCGCGCGGGGGCTATTGCGCGACGGCCATGACGTGACCGTCTACGAGCAGCGTCCGGATGTGCATGCCGGTGGTGGTGCGGTGACCATCTGGTCAAATGGCGCCACGGTGCTGCGGCAGCTGGGCGTGGATATGGACCGGGCCGGCCAGCAGCTGTCCACGGTGCGGGTCATGACGTCGACGGGGCGCGCGCTGGCCACGTTGGACGTGGCCTCGATCGCCGACCGGCTGGGCGAGCCGATTCGGATGGTCCCGCGTCACGTCCTACTTGATCGGCTGCTGAAAGGCTTTCCAGCGGAACGTATCCGGTGTAATGCCCGGGCTGTCGCCGTGGTCGGCAGCCGCAGCGGAGCGCGTGTCGAGTTCGCGGACGGCAGCACGGCCGAGGGAGACCTGGTGATCGGCGCCGATGGCAGGCATTCGCTTGTTCGCGACGCCGTCGGCGCAGACCAAGCCGAGCCGACCGGTTGGTGCAGCTGGCAGGGGCTGACAACCCTCCCGGACGGCGCCGATGAGCGTGACGCCTTTGTCGTCATCGGTGAGCGTGCAAGCCTCGGTCTGTGGCCTGCCGGAGGCACCGATGTGCAGTGGTGGTTCGACCTGCCCTGGTCGTCCGGCTTTGTCAGGCCTGAACGCCCGATTGACATGATCCGGTCCACGTTCGCCGGGTGGTCCGGGCCCGTCGATCGCGTTCTCGCGACGCTCACCGACGATGATCTGGCGCATTCGCCCTATCCGCATTTCCGCCATCCGATTCCCCGGCCGGGCCATGGGGTGCTGACGCTGCTCGGCGATGCGGCCCACACCATGCCGCCCACCCTTGCCCAAGGGGCCAACCAGGCACTGCTCGACACGATGGTGTTGTGTAAGGCGGTTTCGGAATTCCAGCGCGGCACCAACACTGGCCTGCCCGATGCGCTGCGCTGGTATGAGAAGACCCGCCGACGCCGCGCCGCCGCCGTGTCCCGGGTTGCCTCGCTTCAGGTTTCGCACGGTGAGGCCGTGCTGAGACCGGCGGCGATGGTCTCGGACCGTTTCATGACGTGGGCGCTGGCGACGTTCTTACAGTCGGTGAGCCATCGCCGGATAGCCGCTGACATCAGCCGGGGCAGCGCCGCCGACACCGCCTGCCGGCCGTGA
- a CDS encoding DUF4389 domain-containing protein codes for MNAHAVHVRGAIDAPSRWLFLIKWCVLAVPHYPILIILYLMYPVLTVVAGIAILFTGRYPRIIFDVNVGVLRWSWRVMNYRFPMNSTDRYPPFTLAARPDYPGELDVAYPEHLTQWAVLVKLVLALPQIIVCWAMEPLLQVLAVISAVRLLARGTVSQGMFDLLLGIVRWRYRVAVYVSLMCDEYPPFRMDLGGGDT; via the coding sequence GTGAACGCCCACGCCGTCCATGTCCGAGGAGCGATCGACGCGCCCTCACGCTGGCTCTTTCTCATCAAATGGTGCGTGCTAGCGGTGCCGCACTACCCCATATTGATCATCCTGTATCTGATGTATCCGGTGCTGACCGTCGTCGCCGGTATTGCGATCTTGTTCACCGGGCGATATCCGCGAATCATCTTCGACGTCAACGTCGGAGTGCTGCGCTGGTCCTGGCGGGTGATGAACTACCGGTTTCCGATGAACAGCACCGATAGGTATCCGCCCTTCACGCTCGCCGCGCGGCCCGACTATCCCGGCGAACTCGACGTCGCCTATCCGGAGCACCTCACCCAGTGGGCGGTGCTGGTGAAGCTGGTGCTGGCACTACCGCAGATCATTGTCTGCTGGGCCATGGAGCCACTGCTGCAGGTGCTGGCGGTGATTTCCGCGGTGCGGTTGTTGGCCAGAGGCACGGTGTCGCAAGGCATGTTCGACCTCCTCCTGGGAATCGTGCGGTGGCGTTATCGGGTCGCGGTGTACGTCTCGTTGATGTGCGACGAATATCCGCCGTTCCGAATGGACTTGGGTGGCGGTGACACGTGA
- a CDS encoding class I SAM-dependent methyltransferase: MKHRNPLFPYIYGLGMPIFDRLFYRRYRRTAMSLATGRLLIVGLGPGTDLMFLPPAVTSVAAVEPEAAMRRMAGALARRCGVEVDILDGVGEAIPFPDNSFDSVHVGLVLCSVDDVAATLGEIRRVLAPGGRLVVLEHVRGDGVMGRFQDLIAKPWSWLASGCEPNRRTVEAIAAAGFDTSGLRSVRRTLVPPPCTPHLQGVATVVE, encoded by the coding sequence GTGAAGCATCGTAATCCGTTGTTCCCGTATATATATGGTCTCGGCATGCCAATATTTGACCGGCTGTTCTACCGCCGATACCGGCGGACGGCGATGAGTCTTGCGACCGGCCGGTTGCTGATCGTGGGCCTCGGCCCCGGCACCGACCTGATGTTTTTGCCGCCTGCGGTGACATCAGTCGCGGCGGTCGAGCCGGAGGCGGCGATGCGTCGGATGGCCGGCGCCCTGGCGCGCCGCTGTGGCGTCGAGGTCGACATCCTCGATGGTGTGGGGGAGGCGATACCGTTCCCGGACAACAGTTTCGACTCGGTGCATGTCGGGCTGGTGTTGTGCTCGGTGGACGATGTGGCGGCAACCCTCGGCGAGATCCGGCGGGTGCTTGCGCCGGGAGGCCGGTTGGTGGTTCTTGAGCATGTCCGCGGGGACGGCGTGATGGGGCGGTTTCAGGATCTGATAGCGAAGCCGTGGTCGTGGCTGGCCTCCGGGTGCGAGCCGAACCGCCGGACCGTCGAAGCGATTGCCGCGGCCGGATTCGATACCAGCGGCCTGCGCAGTGTTCGTCGAACCCTGGTGCCGCCGCCGTGTACACCTCACCTGCAAGGCGTCGCCACCGTAGTCGAATAA
- a CDS encoding ABC transporter permease, whose product MAVSAMYLVAIFGIFGSITGSVNRLADGVAGVAALEVSGITDAGFPEAVLADVATVPGVATAAPMIRMSASTDSEPVLLFGADDRSAALEGALKDAVGVKVDAPSREAAGVQIGPSVGHAKGDTFRLGSGSVTVDQVLQGKQLADLNGGHYVLAPLPLAQQVTGRQGQLDSILITTAPGADLAAVRHGVTAAVNGRAIVADPSLRAVRAGDGVKLMNYMALMGAAVALVVGAFLIYTTMTMAIAQRRPVISMLRAIGGRRVTIVRDMLAEAAILGLIGGAIGSALGILLGRKAIGRLPPTVTQGLEARIEYWLPDYAIPAAVAATVVTSVAASAMAARQVYKVSPIEALAPVGVSVADNVPRWLRVASGVVAAAVLAASMLTVLYQPGSLAFVAIAALFVAEIALGFALAGPIVGATATVARVFGAPGALAAPTVQRAPRRVWATVMTVLIAVVTTVVITGTNNDMIRSARDIFAPVADVDVWVSANSPDRYPTDVLPQGLTEKVAAVPGVANVVEGASGFAVIGGTRVMLNGFSPGTHDPLFRALDEQVRHDVLAGRGVVLSQNLGKTLGVHVGDELELQTPHGPQRTRVLALVPYFSTVIGTVGMSLDRMRAWFDRPGTTTLQVTAVDGTDPGRLLDGVRGVVPAPNYVHDGRAALAGLEAPLHQSMLIANAVWVIVVFVAAVALLNTLTLSVLERRREIGVLRAMGSSRRYTLGMVLAEAAAIGIVGGVAGLLVGVVDQWLFSLVSGTIMNFTVTFQPSPTAVAFTVGALAISLLGSVPPARRAARLNIIEAISVE is encoded by the coding sequence ATGGCAGTTTCCGCAATGTATCTCGTGGCGATATTCGGAATCTTCGGGTCGATCACCGGATCGGTCAACCGGCTGGCGGACGGCGTCGCCGGAGTCGCCGCACTCGAGGTGTCGGGTATCACCGATGCCGGGTTCCCCGAAGCGGTGTTGGCCGATGTCGCCACAGTGCCCGGCGTGGCGACTGCGGCACCGATGATCCGGATGTCCGCATCCACGGATTCCGAACCGGTTCTGCTGTTCGGCGCCGACGACCGCAGTGCCGCGCTGGAAGGTGCCTTGAAAGACGCTGTCGGAGTGAAGGTTGACGCGCCATCACGGGAAGCCGCCGGTGTCCAGATTGGACCGTCCGTCGGCCATGCGAAGGGCGACACGTTCCGACTCGGCTCGGGTTCGGTCACCGTCGACCAGGTGCTCCAGGGCAAGCAGCTCGCGGATCTCAACGGCGGGCACTATGTGCTTGCCCCACTGCCGTTGGCGCAGCAGGTCACCGGGCGCCAAGGTCAGCTCGATTCGATTCTGATCACCACGGCGCCGGGCGCGGATCTGGCCGCGGTCCGTCATGGGGTTACCGCCGCCGTGAACGGCCGGGCGATCGTCGCCGATCCGAGCCTGCGGGCGGTACGGGCCGGCGACGGCGTCAAGCTCATGAACTACATGGCTCTGATGGGCGCGGCAGTCGCGTTAGTGGTCGGGGCGTTCCTGATCTACACGACCATGACCATGGCGATCGCCCAACGCCGCCCGGTCATCTCGATGCTGCGCGCAATCGGCGGGCGCCGCGTCACGATAGTTCGCGACATGCTCGCCGAGGCCGCGATCCTCGGGCTGATCGGCGGCGCCATCGGGTCTGCCCTCGGAATTCTGCTGGGCCGAAAGGCGATTGGCCGATTGCCTCCGACGGTGACCCAGGGGCTCGAAGCGCGCATCGAGTACTGGCTGCCCGACTACGCGATCCCGGCGGCGGTCGCCGCGACGGTAGTGACCAGCGTGGCCGCGTCGGCGATGGCCGCGCGGCAGGTGTACAAGGTGTCACCGATCGAGGCGCTGGCACCCGTCGGGGTTTCCGTGGCCGACAACGTGCCCCGTTGGCTGCGTGTCGCCAGCGGAGTGGTGGCGGCGGCGGTGCTGGCAGCATCGATGCTGACCGTGCTCTACCAACCAGGGTCACTCGCCTTCGTCGCGATCGCAGCACTGTTCGTCGCCGAGATCGCGCTGGGCTTCGCCCTCGCCGGACCCATCGTCGGTGCGACAGCCACCGTGGCCCGAGTGTTCGGCGCGCCCGGAGCGCTGGCGGCGCCGACGGTCCAGCGCGCGCCGCGGCGGGTGTGGGCCACGGTCATGACCGTGCTCATCGCCGTGGTCACCACCGTGGTGATCACCGGAACCAACAACGACATGATCCGATCCGCGCGCGACATCTTCGCACCCGTCGCCGATGTCGATGTCTGGGTAAGCGCGAACTCGCCCGATCGCTACCCCACTGACGTTCTGCCGCAAGGTCTTACCGAGAAGGTGGCTGCGGTCCCTGGCGTCGCGAATGTCGTCGAAGGTGCCTCCGGATTCGCCGTCATCGGCGGCACCCGCGTGATGCTCAATGGATTCTCCCCCGGCACCCACGATCCGCTCTTTCGTGCGCTCGACGAACAGGTACGTCACGACGTACTGGCCGGCCGGGGCGTGGTGCTCTCACAGAACCTGGGCAAGACTCTCGGCGTGCACGTGGGCGACGAGTTGGAGCTGCAAACACCCCACGGCCCACAGCGCACGCGCGTGCTGGCCCTGGTGCCCTACTTCTCGACGGTTATCGGCACCGTCGGGATGAGCCTGGATCGCATGCGGGCATGGTTTGACCGCCCGGGCACGACGACACTGCAAGTCACCGCCGTCGACGGCACAGATCCGGGGCGGCTGCTGGACGGTGTCCGCGGCGTGGTGCCCGCACCAAACTACGTGCACGACGGCCGCGCCGCGTTGGCCGGTCTGGAAGCCCCACTGCACCAAAGCATGCTGATCGCCAACGCCGTATGGGTCATCGTGGTGTTCGTCGCCGCGGTCGCACTGCTCAACACGTTGACGCTCTCCGTGCTCGAACGTCGCCGGGAAATCGGTGTGCTGCGCGCGATGGGATCGAGCCGCCGCTACACCTTGGGCATGGTTCTTGCCGAGGCCGCGGCCATCGGCATCGTGGGCGGTGTCGCGGGCCTGCTGGTCGGTGTGGTTGATCAGTGGCTGTTCAGCCTCGTCAGCGGCACCATCATGAACTTCACCGTCACCTTCCAGCCGAGCCCGACGGCGGTGGCCTTCACCGTGGGCGCGCTGGCGATCAGCCTGCTGGGCTCGGTCCCGCCCGCACGCCGCGCGGCGCGGCTCAACATCATCGAGGCCATCAGCGTCGAATAA
- a CDS encoding ABC transporter ATP-binding protein, giving the protein MTIELRNVVRQYSVGGQTVRALNEISLNLAGGQFVSIVGPSGAGKSTLLHLLGALDSPDSGSITFDGEEIGRLRDEQQSEFRHHRVGFVFQFFNLLPTLSAWENVAVPKLLDGIRLGKVKADAVRLLDRVGLGKRTEHRPAELSGGEMQRVAVARAMMMDPPLILADEPTGNLDSHTGTAILGLLAEVAHEEGAGRLVVMVTHNNDAAAATDRVITLQDGRLGSDEMSVAPG; this is encoded by the coding sequence CTGACCATCGAACTGCGCAATGTAGTGCGCCAGTACAGCGTTGGCGGGCAGACGGTGCGTGCCCTCAACGAGATCAGCCTGAACTTGGCCGGCGGCCAGTTCGTATCGATAGTCGGGCCGTCGGGGGCAGGGAAAAGCACGCTGCTGCATCTGCTCGGGGCGTTGGACTCCCCCGACTCGGGATCGATCACCTTCGACGGTGAGGAGATCGGCAGGCTCCGCGACGAGCAGCAGTCGGAGTTCCGTCATCACCGGGTCGGGTTCGTCTTTCAGTTCTTCAACCTGCTGCCGACGCTATCGGCGTGGGAGAACGTGGCGGTTCCGAAGCTGCTCGACGGCATCCGGTTGGGCAAGGTCAAAGCGGACGCGGTTCGACTGCTGGACCGGGTAGGCCTGGGCAAGCGGACCGAACACCGCCCGGCCGAGCTGTCCGGCGGCGAGATGCAACGCGTCGCGGTGGCACGGGCCATGATGATGGACCCACCACTGATCCTTGCCGACGAACCCACCGGAAACCTGGATTCTCATACGGGCACCGCCATCCTGGGCCTCCTCGCCGAGGTCGCCCACGAAGAAGGCGCTGGCCGTCTGGTGGTGATGGTCACCCACAACAACGACGCCGCCGCCGCAACCGATCGGGTGATCACGCTGCAGGATGGTCGGCTCGGTTCCGACGAGATGTCGGTGGCGCCGGGGTGA